From Streptomyces qinzhouensis, one genomic window encodes:
- a CDS encoding type I polyketide synthase, translated as MDDVAKAGPADPAKNAKNAEHTENTEKTENTGRLREYLRRATAELRQANQKLRGIEEAEREPVAVIGIGCRYPGGIRNPEDLWNLVANGTDAIGDFPTDRGWNLDQLYDPDPDHPGTTHVRHGGFLYDAPHFDPAFFNISPREALATDPQQRLLLETTWEAIEHARINPTTLHSTPTGTYTGVISQEYSPRAGEPCGECEGYFLAGNTTSVASGRVAYTLGLEGPAVTVDTACSSSLVAVHLAAQALRRGECTLALAGGVTVMAKPSLFTEFSRQGGLAPDGRCKPFAAAADGTGFAEGVGMVVLERLSDARRNGRRILAVIRGSAINQDGASNGLTSPNGPAQERVIQQALNSAGLTYADIDAVEAHGTGTTLGDPIEAQALHHTYGTNRPTGQPLYLGSIKSNIGHTQAAAGIASLIKMTMAMRYGELPESLHIDAPTPHSPWDSSLQLLTTARPWPETGRPRRAAVSSFGISGTNAHLIIEQPPTQDPQPQPRTTTPLPWPVSAASPDALRAQARTLHERLSAGGSEDPADIGYSLAVTRGALAHRAAVTGRDREELLAGLAALAAGESAPGVLTAEPRAPGKTVFVFPGQGSQWAGMGLRLLAESAVFRAEFEAVERALAPHVDWSPGGVLRGEPGQPPLERVDVVQPLLFAVMVSLAGLWRAAGVEPAAVVGHSQGEIAAAYVAGALSLEDAARIVASRSLVLTRLGGRGGMVSVAAGERRVTELLASWEGRLSIAAVNGPVSVIVSGDAGALDELLTFCAGADVRARRVQVDYASHSAHVDEVRGEIIDRLTGIVPRPARIAFWSTVTGARLDTAELTPEYWFRNLREPVRLADTVRSLAERGHHTFLEISPHPVLGLGLSGTLDDCLEAGAGAVLGTLRRDEGDRSRFLRSLAEAQVQGVRVDWERAYAGEPYRTVDLPTYAFQHRPFWFTHQASHGTAAAPAPADGPFWSAVADPDASALAGLLGVAEDTPLTAVLPALSAWHRDAAEAETVDRWRYRAVWKPLAGAAATRRVDGDWLLVEPDVPEAKPLADACRAALERSGARVATVRIGAAGTGRAAVAEDLRAAIGDGAETLGGVLSLAGLDETRDPGLPSTPRGLALTVALVQALGDLSVTAPLWCATRGAVAAAGGEPLLAPDQSLLWGLGRVVAQEHHTRWGGLVDLAADRADGAAGELLVRALGAPGRDDQMALRASGLLGRRVVRAPAEGAAPGPGYRPRGTVLVTGGTGAVGGHVARWLARRGAPHLVLAARRGELAPGAAELGAELAALGTRVTFAACDVSDRAALARLIDGIPDGEPLTAVMHTAAVLDDGPVNSLDAERLERTLRVKVDAARHLHTLTDGLDLDAFVLFSSTSGMFAAAGQGNYAPGNAFLDAFALWRRERGLTAVSVAWGAWGGGGMAEKRAVSALLNRHGVPAMDPLLATAALEQVLTRGETTVAVADIDWSRFHTAFTAVRPSPLFEDVPEAAGAVDARADGDADDAGTADGGFAARLAAATGRARRLLLEDLVRRTAAAVLGYEGAAEVDGGRALKDAGLDSVTAVELRNRLGAATGLQLPATLAFDHPTPRAVAGFLDTRSGSGSGGSAGPGAEALAALEKALAEPDAGETAAESVLPGLRSLLGRLEAAEADRRGRAAAPDLDSATHEEVFALLDQELGRS; from the coding sequence ATGGACGACGTGGCGAAAGCGGGGCCCGCGGACCCCGCAAAGAACGCAAAGAACGCAGAGCACACAGAGAACACGGAGAAGACGGAGAACACGGGCAGGCTCCGTGAGTACCTCCGGCGTGCCACGGCCGAGTTGCGGCAGGCCAATCAGAAGCTGCGGGGAATCGAGGAGGCGGAGCGGGAGCCGGTCGCGGTGATCGGTATCGGCTGCCGCTACCCCGGCGGCATCCGCAACCCCGAAGACCTCTGGAACCTCGTCGCCAATGGCACCGACGCCATCGGCGACTTCCCCACCGACCGCGGCTGGAACCTCGACCAACTCTACGACCCCGACCCCGACCACCCCGGCACCACCCATGTCCGGCACGGCGGCTTCCTCTACGACGCCCCCCACTTCGACCCCGCCTTCTTCAACATCAGCCCCCGCGAAGCCCTCGCCACCGACCCCCAACAACGCCTCCTCCTCGAAACCACCTGGGAAGCCATCGAACACGCCCGCATCAACCCCACCACCCTCCACTCCACCCCCACCGGCACCTACACCGGAGTGATCTCGCAGGAGTACTCGCCGCGGGCCGGGGAACCGTGCGGGGAGTGCGAGGGTTACTTTCTCGCGGGCAACACCACGAGTGTGGCGTCGGGGCGGGTGGCGTACACCCTCGGTCTGGAAGGGCCGGCGGTCACCGTCGACACCGCCTGCTCCTCCTCCCTCGTCGCCGTCCACCTCGCCGCCCAGGCCCTGCGGCGCGGCGAATGCACCCTCGCCCTCGCCGGCGGTGTCACCGTCATGGCGAAGCCGAGTCTGTTCACGGAGTTCAGCCGGCAGGGCGGTCTCGCGCCCGACGGGCGGTGCAAGCCGTTCGCGGCGGCCGCCGACGGGACGGGGTTCGCCGAGGGTGTGGGCATGGTGGTGCTGGAGCGGCTGTCGGACGCCCGGCGGAACGGGCGTCGGATCCTGGCGGTGATCCGGGGCTCCGCGATCAACCAGGACGGCGCCTCCAACGGACTCACCTCACCCAACGGCCCCGCACAAGAACGCGTCATCCAACAGGCTCTCAACAGCGCGGGCCTGACGTATGCCGATATCGACGCCGTCGAAGCCCACGGCACCGGCACCACCCTCGGCGACCCCATCGAAGCCCAGGCCCTTCACCACACCTACGGCACCAACCGCCCCACCGGACAGCCCCTCTACCTCGGCAGCATCAAATCCAACATCGGCCACACCCAAGCCGCCGCAGGCATCGCCAGCCTCATCAAAATGACCATGGCCATGCGATACGGGGAACTGCCCGAAAGCCTCCATATCGACGCGCCCACCCCGCACTCCCCCTGGGACAGCTCCCTCCAGCTCCTCACCACCGCCCGCCCCTGGCCCGAAACCGGCCGCCCCCGACGCGCCGCTGTCTCCTCCTTCGGCATCAGCGGCACCAACGCCCACCTCATCATCGAACAACCCCCCACCCAAGACCCCCAACCCCAACCCCGCACCACCACACCCCTCCCCTGGCCGGTGTCGGCGGCCTCCCCGGACGCGCTGCGCGCCCAGGCCCGTACCCTGCACGAACGGCTCTCCGCCGGAGGCAGTGAGGACCCCGCGGACATCGGCTACTCGCTCGCCGTCACCCGTGGCGCGCTCGCCCACCGGGCGGCCGTCACGGGCCGCGACCGCGAGGAGCTGCTGGCCGGGCTCGCCGCCCTGGCCGCCGGGGAGTCGGCTCCCGGTGTGCTGACGGCGGAGCCCCGGGCACCGGGCAAGACGGTCTTCGTCTTCCCGGGCCAGGGCAGCCAGTGGGCCGGGATGGGGCTGAGGCTGCTGGCCGAGTCCGCCGTGTTCCGGGCGGAGTTCGAGGCCGTCGAGCGGGCCCTCGCCCCTCATGTGGACTGGTCGCCCGGCGGGGTCCTGCGGGGCGAACCGGGGCAGCCACCGCTGGAACGTGTCGATGTGGTGCAGCCCCTGCTGTTCGCCGTCATGGTCTCGCTGGCCGGGCTGTGGCGGGCGGCGGGCGTCGAACCGGCAGCGGTCGTCGGGCACTCGCAGGGGGAGATCGCCGCCGCGTACGTGGCGGGGGCGCTGTCCCTGGAAGACGCGGCCCGGATCGTGGCCTCCCGCAGTCTGGTCCTGACCCGGCTGGGGGGCCGCGGCGGCATGGTGTCCGTGGCGGCGGGCGAGCGGCGGGTGACGGAGCTTCTCGCGTCCTGGGAGGGTCGGCTGTCGATCGCCGCCGTCAACGGTCCCGTGTCCGTCATCGTCTCCGGGGACGCCGGCGCGCTGGACGAACTGCTGACCTTCTGTGCCGGGGCGGACGTACGGGCGCGGCGGGTCCAGGTGGACTACGCCTCGCATTCGGCCCATGTCGACGAGGTACGCGGGGAGATTATCGACCGGCTTACCGGGATCGTGCCGCGGCCCGCGCGGATCGCGTTCTGGTCGACCGTCACCGGGGCCCGGCTGGACACCGCGGAGCTGACCCCGGAGTACTGGTTCCGGAATCTGCGGGAGCCCGTACGGCTGGCGGACACCGTACGGTCCCTGGCCGAACGCGGGCACCACACCTTCCTGGAGATCAGCCCGCATCCCGTGCTGGGGCTCGGGCTCAGCGGCACCCTGGACGACTGCTTGGAGGCGGGCGCCGGGGCCGTACTCGGCACCCTGCGGCGCGACGAGGGCGACCGGTCCCGCTTTCTGCGGTCCCTGGCGGAGGCGCAGGTCCAGGGTGTCCGGGTCGACTGGGAGCGGGCGTATGCCGGTGAGCCGTACCGGACGGTGGATCTGCCGACGTACGCCTTCCAGCACCGGCCCTTCTGGTTCACCCACCAGGCTTCGCACGGTACGGCGGCTGCCCCGGCCCCGGCGGACGGACCGTTCTGGTCGGCCGTGGCGGACCCGGACGCCTCGGCACTGGCCGGGCTGCTGGGGGTGGCCGAGGACACGCCGCTGACGGCGGTGCTGCCCGCGCTGTCGGCCTGGCACCGGGATGCCGCCGAGGCGGAGACGGTGGACCGCTGGCGCTACCGGGCGGTGTGGAAGCCGCTCGCCGGGGCGGCGGCCACCCGCCGGGTCGACGGGGACTGGCTGCTGGTCGAGCCGGACGTACCGGAGGCGAAGCCGCTGGCCGACGCCTGCCGGGCCGCGCTGGAGCGGTCCGGCGCGCGGGTGGCCACGGTCCGGATCGGCGCGGCCGGCACCGGCCGGGCGGCGGTCGCCGAAGACCTACGGGCCGCCATCGGCGACGGGGCGGAAACCCTCGGTGGTGTGCTCTCGCTCGCCGGTCTCGACGAGACGCGGGACCCCGGCCTGCCGTCGACACCGCGCGGTCTCGCCCTGACGGTCGCCCTGGTGCAGGCGCTGGGTGATCTCTCGGTGACCGCGCCGCTGTGGTGCGCCACCCGGGGTGCGGTGGCCGCCGCCGGCGGTGAACCGCTGCTCGCGCCGGACCAGTCGCTGTTGTGGGGGCTCGGCCGGGTGGTGGCCCAGGAGCATCACACCCGGTGGGGCGGGCTGGTCGATCTGGCCGCCGACCGTGCCGACGGTGCCGCGGGCGAACTGCTGGTACGGGCGCTGGGCGCACCGGGCCGGGACGACCAGATGGCACTGCGGGCGTCCGGCCTGCTGGGCCGGCGGGTGGTGCGGGCCCCGGCCGAGGGCGCGGCTCCCGGGCCCGGCTACCGCCCGCGCGGCACGGTGCTCGTCACCGGCGGGACCGGCGCGGTGGGCGGACATGTGGCCCGGTGGCTGGCCCGGCGCGGCGCCCCGCATCTGGTGCTGGCCGCCCGTCGCGGGGAGCTGGCGCCGGGCGCGGCGGAGCTGGGCGCGGAACTGGCCGCGCTGGGCACCCGGGTGACGTTCGCCGCCTGCGATGTCTCGGACCGGGCGGCGCTGGCGCGGCTCATCGACGGGATCCCGGACGGCGAGCCGCTGACCGCGGTGATGCACACGGCCGCGGTCCTCGACGACGGGCCCGTGAACAGTCTCGACGCCGAACGCCTGGAGCGGACCCTGCGGGTCAAGGTGGACGCGGCCCGCCATCTGCACACCCTCACGGACGGTCTGGACCTGGACGCGTTCGTCCTGTTCTCCTCCACCTCCGGCATGTTCGCCGCCGCCGGGCAGGGCAACTATGCGCCCGGCAACGCCTTTCTGGACGCCTTCGCGCTGTGGCGCCGCGAACGCGGTCTGACGGCCGTCTCCGTCGCGTGGGGTGCCTGGGGCGGTGGCGGGATGGCCGAGAAGCGGGCGGTGAGCGCTCTGCTGAACCGGCACGGCGTACCGGCGATGGACCCGTTGCTGGCCACGGCGGCGCTGGAACAGGTGCTGACCCGTGGGGAGACGACCGTCGCGGTCGCCGATATCGACTGGAGCCGTTTCCACACCGCGTTCACCGCGGTCCGGCCGAGCCCGCTCTTCGAGGATGTGCCCGAGGCGGCGGGGGCGGTGGACGCGCGCGCCGACGGCGACGCCGACGACGCCGGAACGGCGGACGGTGGTTTCGCGGCCAGGCTGGCCGCCGCCACCGGCCGGGCCCGGCGCTTGCTGCTGGAGGACCTCGTCCGGCGGACGGCGGCGGCCGTCCTGGGGTACGAGGGGGCCGCCGAGGTGGATGGCGGGCGGGCCCTGAAGGACGCGGGGCTGGACTCCGTGACGGCGGTTGAGCTGCGCAACCGGCTGGGGGCCGCGACAGGGCTCCAGCTGCCCGCGACCTTGGCGTTCGACCATCCCACCCCCCGCGCCGTCGCCGGCTTCCTCGACACCCGGTCCGGTTCCGGTTCCGGTGGGTCCGCCGGGCCGGGGGCCGAGGCGCTGGCCGCGCTGGAGAAGGCGCTCGCCGAGCCCGACGCCGGCGAGACGGCAGCGGAGTCCGTACTGCCCGGGCTGCGGTCCCTGCTCGGCCGGCTGGAGGCGGCGGAGGCGGACCGGCGCGGCCGGGCCGCGGCCCCCGATCTGGACAGTGCGACCCATGAGGAGGTCTTCGCCCTGCTCGACCAGGAGCTGGGGCGTTCCTGA